The proteins below are encoded in one region of Thermococcus peptonophilus:
- a CDS encoding DUF373 family protein — protein sequence MVDIRVLILAIDRDDDFGKKAGVKGPVIGRDACLDAAVKLSLADPEDSDANVLYAAVKLYDELKEKGEFDGVQVALITGHPKVGLKSDMELARQLEEVLRVFPADGVIPVTDGAEDEQIFPIITSKVPIITSHRVVVKQSPGIETTWYIIVKYMKEILSDPEVAKVVFGIPGLIVLLYGLSKIVGVWYPQSEKIVSTVISGTVLLIIGGLFFTKGFNIDLSGVISSFRRAIVEQFVVVLSFVAGILIIVSGAINAYLNLESYSLQLIGSYPGTSLLATLIYLNAISGTITIGIAVMIAGKVLHAYLRRDYHIWYYISALLMTPALWVTLDLTTRYALSIFMVSDIEVFQKLILGILDVGVAVLAGAYLRGKVKGWMNVENGRRTQEVSAKA from the coding sequence GTGGTTGATATCAGGGTGCTAATCCTGGCCATAGACAGAGATGACGATTTCGGAAAAAAAGCCGGAGTTAAGGGGCCGGTTATCGGGAGAGACGCCTGCTTAGATGCAGCTGTAAAGCTGAGTCTGGCCGACCCTGAGGACAGCGATGCAAACGTTCTCTACGCGGCTGTAAAGCTCTACGACGAGCTGAAAGAGAAGGGAGAGTTTGATGGGGTCCAAGTAGCCCTGATAACTGGCCATCCAAAGGTCGGGCTGAAAAGCGATATGGAGCTTGCCAGACAGCTCGAGGAAGTTTTGAGAGTTTTTCCGGCTGATGGTGTGATCCCGGTAACCGATGGAGCGGAGGACGAGCAGATTTTTCCCATAATCACTTCAAAAGTCCCAATCATAACATCCCATCGCGTTGTGGTCAAGCAAAGCCCGGGCATCGAGACGACATGGTACATCATAGTGAAGTACATGAAGGAGATACTGAGCGACCCAGAAGTTGCGAAGGTTGTCTTCGGTATTCCCGGTCTTATCGTCCTGCTCTACGGCCTGTCCAAGATAGTGGGTGTGTGGTATCCGCAGAGCGAGAAGATAGTGTCAACGGTAATTTCCGGTACTGTCCTTCTGATAATCGGCGGTCTGTTCTTTACGAAGGGTTTCAACATTGACCTAAGCGGTGTGATATCCTCGTTTAGACGTGCCATCGTTGAGCAGTTCGTAGTTGTCCTGTCCTTTGTGGCTGGAATTTTGATAATCGTCAGCGGCGCAATAAACGCCTACCTGAACCTGGAGAGCTATTCCCTTCAGCTTATAGGCAGTTACCCCGGGACCTCACTCCTGGCAACGCTGATATACCTGAACGCAATATCCGGGACGATAACCATTGGAATTGCCGTAATGATAGCTGGGAAAGTCCTTCACGCCTACTTGAGGCGCGACTACCATATATGGTACTATATCTCGGCGCTCCTCATGACCCCCGCCCTCTGGGTGACACTTGACCTAACGACTAGATATGCCCTATCGATATTCATGGTCTCTGACATTGAGGTTTTCCAGAAGCTTATCCTGGGGATTCTTGATGTTGGAGTGGCGGTTTTAGCGGGGGCATATCTCCGTGGAAAAGTTAAGGGATGGATGAACGTTGAGAATGGAAGACGCACTCAGGAAGTATCGGCTAAAGCTTGA
- a CDS encoding Lrp/AsnC ligand binding domain-containing protein: protein MEAFLLLVTDAKNDDGVVEYLRSLGRVVEFYRLYGYYDILARVSVNDPGELSKLQREILNTGRVLLIETLICAEGES, encoded by the coding sequence ATGGAGGCGTTCCTCCTGCTCGTGACAGATGCCAAGAACGATGACGGTGTCGTTGAGTACCTCAGGAGCCTTGGCCGGGTGGTTGAGTTCTACCGCCTGTATGGCTACTACGATATCCTCGCGAGGGTCAGCGTGAACGACCCTGGGGAACTTTCAAAGCTCCAGCGAGAAATCTTAAACACCGGGAGGGTTCTCCTTATAGAAACATTAATCTGCGCGGAGGGAGAGAGTTGA
- a CDS encoding deoxyribonuclease IV: MFKVDRLRFGTAGIPLSTPKPSTITGIEHVRKLGLDAMELEFVRGVNISPELAKKIKYVAKKNDVLLTAHAPYYINLNAKEKAKVEASKKRIIQSAERLYEAGGWSVVFHAGYYLKQPPESVYQRILEALKDIQKELMDKGVKVWIRPELTGKPTQFGDLKEVVKLSEELEMVLPTIDFAHAHARNKGKCNSVEEWREMLSFIEDRLGREALDNMHIHMSGIEYTEKGEKRHLPLQESDMNWEDLLRVLKEFKVKGIVISESPNIEEDAILMKKKYEEVKV; encoded by the coding sequence ATGTTCAAGGTGGACAGACTGCGCTTTGGAACGGCTGGAATACCGCTGTCAACACCGAAGCCTTCAACGATTACCGGCATCGAGCACGTCAGGAAGCTCGGATTAGATGCTATGGAGCTTGAGTTCGTTAGGGGTGTCAACATCTCCCCAGAGCTGGCAAAGAAAATCAAGTACGTGGCAAAAAAGAACGACGTTCTCCTCACCGCTCACGCTCCATACTACATTAACCTCAACGCTAAGGAGAAGGCGAAAGTCGAGGCGAGCAAGAAGAGGATAATACAGAGCGCCGAGAGGCTCTACGAGGCAGGTGGCTGGAGCGTCGTCTTTCATGCGGGCTACTACCTCAAACAGCCGCCAGAGAGCGTCTATCAGAGGATCCTCGAGGCACTTAAGGATATCCAGAAGGAGCTAATGGACAAAGGCGTGAAAGTCTGGATACGACCAGAGCTAACTGGAAAGCCCACCCAGTTCGGCGACCTGAAGGAGGTAGTGAAGCTTAGCGAGGAGCTCGAGATGGTTCTTCCGACGATAGACTTTGCTCACGCCCACGCGAGGAACAAGGGGAAGTGCAACAGCGTTGAAGAGTGGCGCGAGATGCTGTCCTTCATCGAGGACAGACTCGGCAGAGAGGCTTTGGACAACATGCACATCCACATGAGCGGCATCGAGTACACTGAGAAGGGGGAGAAGAGACACTTACCGCTCCAAGAAAGCGATATGAATTGGGAGGACTTGCTCAGGGTCTTAAAAGAGTTCAAGGTGAAGGGTATCGTTATAAGCGAAAGCCCGAACATAGAGGAAGATGCCATCCTCATGAAGAAGAAGTATGAGGAGGTAAAGGTCTAA
- a CDS encoding GbsR/MarR family transcriptional regulator, translating into MSVENAKRIMMEHFANTARKFGLSELYGYIYGVLFFEDEPMSLGEIAKRTGYSLSHVSSALKFLENLGLVVRIKKPGDRKAYYKAVKNLQEWRRAAYYKRILEDVRETRESLLRVLEELEGENGEDVERVRERIGLLLKKNLVAEKIAEILSKGDEEVLETIIDCIEKRSKRTSDGGPSEGTIL; encoded by the coding sequence TTGAGTGTTGAAAATGCTAAGAGGATAATGATGGAGCACTTCGCGAACACCGCAAGAAAGTTCGGACTCAGCGAGCTCTACGGATATATCTACGGTGTTCTCTTTTTTGAGGACGAGCCCATGAGCCTTGGAGAGATAGCCAAAAGAACGGGCTACTCGCTTTCCCACGTGAGCAGTGCTCTCAAATTCCTTGAGAACTTGGGACTCGTTGTGAGGATAAAGAAGCCGGGCGACAGAAAGGCTTACTACAAAGCTGTGAAGAACCTCCAGGAATGGCGCAGGGCGGCGTACTACAAAAGAATCCTTGAGGACGTTAGAGAAACCCGCGAGAGCCTTCTGAGGGTGCTTGAGGAACTGGAAGGCGAGAATGGAGAAGATGTCGAAAGGGTCAGGGAAAGGATAGGACTCCTACTCAAGAAGAATTTAGTGGCGGAGAAGATAGCGGAGATACTCTCGAAAGGGGACGAGGAAGTCCTTGAGACTATCATAGATTGCATTGAAAAGAGGTCGAAAAGAACTTCTGATGGCGGCCCTAGTGAGGGGACCATACTTTAG